In Nitrospira sp., the following proteins share a genomic window:
- a CDS encoding DUF2203 family protein: protein MSKHDDEYPDRLFSLSEANRLIPTLEEHLTAVKRGKSVLIETKDEIKKASKNAQFGGGSFVAPHYILALEQINDHLREIQEMGVLVKDVEMGLCDFPHLYKGRVVYLCWKLGESKVGWWHEVHSGYAGRQPLDSDHC, encoded by the coding sequence ATGTCAAAACACGACGACGAATATCCCGATCGCTTGTTCAGTCTCTCGGAGGCAAACCGGCTCATCCCCACATTGGAAGAGCATCTGACCGCCGTCAAGCGCGGTAAGTCCGTGTTGATTGAAACCAAAGACGAGATAAAAAAAGCCAGTAAAAACGCTCAGTTCGGCGGTGGTAGCTTTGTCGCTCCGCATTACATCTTGGCTTTGGAACAGATCAATGACCATCTCCGGGAAATTCAGGAAATGGGCGTGCTGGTGAAGGATGTCGAAATGGGCCTCTGCGATTTTCCGCACCTCTACAAAGGGCGCGTCGTCTATCTGTGCTGGAAACTCGGCGAATCGAAAGTTGGCTGGTGGCACGAAGTCCACAGCGGCTATGCCGGACGCCAGCCGCTCGACAGCGATCATTGCTAA
- a CDS encoding YjbQ family protein, translating to MPVYSLPLKISMSGDTQVENITSRVQQALDGAALKAGIVTVFIKHTTASVLIIEDEPGIRTDTKALWDRLVPADPKWQHNTRNPGEDNGHSHLRGQLQGQSVTVPFNGGQLELGTWQQLAVVDFDTRARSREVIVQVIGE from the coding sequence ATGCCGGTTTATAGTCTTCCGCTCAAAATTTCGATGTCGGGCGATACGCAGGTCGAGAATATCACCTCGCGGGTACAGCAGGCTCTCGATGGCGCTGCTCTTAAGGCTGGCATTGTGACGGTGTTCATCAAGCACACGACGGCGTCCGTGTTGATCATTGAAGATGAACCGGGGATCAGGACTGACACGAAGGCCCTGTGGGATCGGCTGGTACCGGCCGATCCAAAGTGGCAGCACAATACCAGGAATCCCGGTGAGGACAATGGCCACAGTCATCTGCGCGGGCAGCTGCAGGGGCAATCTGTCACAGTTCCATTTAACGGCGGACAATTGGAGCTGGGGACGTGGCAGCAGCTTGCAGTCGTAGATTTCGATACCCGAGCAAGGTCACGCGAGGTCATTGTCCAAGTAATTGGGGAGTAG
- a CDS encoding YciI family protein → MKFVILGFDGPDGQEKRKLHRPAHLANLEPLDRQGRVVIAGPLTDKTGSLIIIEADSQAEAEAFAQNDPYTTGGVFTRVEVHPFMQVLPKPKESR, encoded by the coding sequence ATGAAATTCGTCATCCTTGGATTCGATGGCCCTGATGGACAGGAAAAGCGCAAGCTCCACCGCCCGGCCCACCTAGCCAATTTGGAGCCGCTGGATAGGCAGGGACGCGTTGTGATTGCGGGTCCCCTCACTGACAAGACCGGCAGCCTGATCATTATCGAAGCCGATTCACAGGCTGAAGCCGAAGCCTTTGCTCAAAACGATCCCTATACAACTGGTGGAGTCTTTACCCGCGTCGAAGTCCATCCCTTTATGCAGGTCCTGCCCAAACCAAAAGAGTCCCGCTAA
- a CDS encoding ferredoxin oxidoreductase, which translates to MAENKSFIGTQNKKNQTYTDAWKLLHEAPRTPSFFTGSEVIKEAIRRASCDVMIAYPITPQSEAAALIGELFAEGYIGDYFRGESEFAVMSQCAGAAFGGARVFTTTAGPGTMRAMENFPMWAGARLPIQMIVTCRGINSPLSIQPDTLEIAYLLNTGMLVWHAETAQDFFDWILKGYIVSEEPDVHLPLALCCDGFFVTHTKDVVNLTPADMCLPPYDPYRSPVPCMDMECPPVRMMRDPFVMKSNYISYATHASWQQEVWAAIERSRKHSIKWLDGLIDTENIDADIMIVASGTAVSQGREAIRLLEDEGVRCGLVKVKTLRPWPGDEIREATKNAKHIFVPEFNVTGWLAKEIRATIPNSDRVHAGPHVCGGMTMPPEIIVSEIKTTLGMQTVSLAGRGS; encoded by the coding sequence ATGGCGGAGAATAAATCCTTCATCGGCACCCAGAACAAGAAAAACCAGACCTACACAGACGCCTGGAAATTGCTCCACGAGGCGCCTCGTACCCCGTCGTTCTTCACGGGCAGCGAGGTCATCAAGGAAGCCATCCGGCGGGCCAGCTGCGACGTGATGATCGCCTACCCCATCACCCCGCAGAGCGAAGCGGCCGCGCTGATCGGTGAGCTGTTCGCGGAAGGCTACATCGGCGACTACTTCCGAGGGGAGAGCGAATTTGCGGTCATGAGCCAGTGCGCCGGCGCAGCCTTTGGCGGCGCGCGGGTGTTCACGACAACGGCCGGCCCAGGCACGATGCGGGCCATGGAAAACTTCCCGATGTGGGCGGGTGCGCGGCTGCCGATCCAGATGATTGTCACCTGCCGCGGCATCAACTCGCCGCTGTCGATCCAACCAGACACGCTGGAAATCGCCTACCTGCTGAATACCGGCATGCTGGTGTGGCACGCAGAGACCGCGCAGGACTTCTTCGACTGGATTCTTAAGGGCTACATAGTTTCCGAGGAACCGGACGTGCACCTGCCACTGGCGCTCTGCTGCGACGGCTTCTTTGTGACGCACACGAAGGACGTCGTCAACCTGACGCCGGCGGACATGTGCCTGCCTCCCTACGACCCCTATCGCTCGCCGGTCCCGTGCATGGACATGGAATGTCCCCCGGTCCGGATGATGCGCGATCCCTTCGTTATGAAGAGTAACTACATCAGCTATGCCACGCATGCCAGCTGGCAGCAGGAAGTTTGGGCAGCGATCGAGCGGTCGCGCAAGCACTCGATTAAGTGGCTGGATGGCCTGATCGATACTGAGAACATCGACGCGGACATCATGATCGTGGCCTCCGGCACCGCCGTGTCACAGGGCCGCGAAGCGATCCGCTTGCTGGAGGACGAGGGGGTCCGTTGCGGGCTCGTGAAAGTCAAAACCTTGCGGCCCTGGCCGGGCGACGAAATCCGCGAGGCGACGAAGAACGCCAAGCACATCTTCGTGCCGGAGTTCAACGTCACCGGCTGGCTAGCCAAGGAAATCCGGGCCACGATCCCGAACAGCGACCGCGTGCATGCCGGCCCGCACGTGTGCGGGGGCATGACAATGCCGCCGGAGATCATCGTCTCCGAGATCAAGACCACGCTGGGGATGCAAACTGTTTCCCTGGCCGGCCGCGGCAGCTGA
- a CDS encoding pyruvate ferredoxin oxidoreductase, translating to MYNVAQVIDEKCVAKKGCRLCIMYCPEANCLDLNAPKMVAEVTISRCKGCELCVVVCNAAKHNAIEMQAVGATGKLMSHKGESAALGQAYQG from the coding sequence ATGTACAATGTCGCGCAAGTCATTGATGAAAAGTGTGTGGCTAAGAAGGGCTGCCGGCTCTGCATCATGTACTGTCCGGAAGCCAATTGCCTGGACCTCAACGCCCCCAAAATGGTGGCGGAGGTCACCATCAGCCGCTGCAAGGGCTGCGAGTTGTGCGTCGTCGTCTGCAACGCCGCCAAGCACAATGCCATCGAAATGCAGGCAGTCGGCGCCACGGGGAAATTGATGTCCCACAAGGGTGAATCGGCGGCGCTGGGTCAAGCCTACCAGGGCTGA
- a CDS encoding ferredoxin oxidoreductase has translation MIKKRLNIRMSGLGGQGAVTAAHVMAMAANKDGKFSISNPFFGAEKRMAPAESYCRIGIERIYDRGELVFPDVIEVFHPQVITMGKSYTMPFYSGIKEGGVVIINSGLPLLSDEDVQRLKDLHVALFYIPGTEIALEVAGTELSTNMTMIGSVAGITKCVSMEALDAALQERFGKKFVASGGTASLDEAIKKKFAKKEMLLQKNLATVKRAYEIASEWAEKNKIELRVGNPAVAA, from the coding sequence ATGATCAAGAAACGGCTCAATATCCGGATGTCGGGCCTCGGCGGACAGGGCGCCGTCACAGCAGCCCACGTCATGGCCATGGCCGCCAACAAGGACGGCAAGTTCTCGATCTCCAACCCGTTCTTCGGCGCTGAAAAGCGCATGGCTCCGGCAGAAAGTTACTGCCGAATCGGCATCGAGCGAATCTACGACCGTGGCGAGCTGGTCTTCCCGGATGTGATCGAGGTGTTCCACCCGCAGGTGATTACGATGGGCAAGAGCTATACCATGCCCTTTTACTCGGGCATCAAAGAGGGCGGCGTCGTCATCATCAACTCGGGACTGCCCCTGTTGTCCGACGAGGACGTCCAGCGGTTGAAGGATTTGCACGTGGCCCTGTTTTACATCCCCGGCACCGAGATCGCGTTGGAAGTAGCCGGCACGGAGCTGTCCACGAACATGACGATGATCGGCTCGGTGGCCGGCATCACCAAGTGCGTGTCCATGGAAGCCTTGGATGCGGCACTCCAAGAACGATTTGGCAAGAAGTTCGTCGCCTCCGGCGGTACGGCGTCGCTGGACGAAGCAATCAAGAAGAAGTTTGCCAAGAAGGAAATGCTGCTCCAGAAAAATCTGGCAACCGTCAAGCGGGCCTACGAAATCGCCTCGGAATGGGCGGAAAAGAACAAGATTGAGCTGCGCGTCGGCAATCCTGCCGTCGCCGCGTAA
- a CDS encoding carbon monoxide dehydrogenase, whose translation MTQYRVLPGPEHFLPPAAASMGIRLPNPGEAHINGVIVQEEKAFEEAARQFLLAKVPTIFPGPLVLWAWNEKAAKKAAAIRHLYNTIKECVTPQQHAMLIPMPDYRPKYPKINPEVEINPNHPNLTIWHNKIDACMFVGVHCHQANLSLKIIRGGTSCYTVAMCAQAGHEDAMLSFRDATADKIMKLAETVKRLKGSVKFDPNATRKAVS comes from the coding sequence ATGACCCAGTACCGCGTCCTGCCTGGCCCTGAACACTTTCTGCCGCCCGCCGCGGCCTCCATGGGCATCCGGTTGCCCAACCCTGGTGAGGCGCACATCAACGGCGTAATTGTCCAGGAAGAGAAAGCTTTCGAGGAAGCGGCACGCCAGTTCCTGCTGGCCAAAGTCCCGACAATCTTTCCGGGGCCGTTGGTACTCTGGGCCTGGAACGAAAAGGCGGCCAAGAAAGCGGCGGCCATTCGACACCTATACAACACGATCAAAGAATGCGTGACGCCCCAGCAGCATGCCATGCTGATTCCCATGCCGGACTACCGGCCGAAGTATCCGAAGATCAACCCCGAAGTCGAGATCAACCCAAACCACCCGAACCTGACCATCTGGCACAACAAGATCGACGCCTGCATGTTCGTCGGCGTCCATTGTCACCAGGCGAACCTATCCCTGAAGATCATCCGCGGCGGCACGTCCTGTTACACGGTCGCGATGTGCGCCCAGGCGGGCCACGAGGACGCCATGCTGTCCTTCCGCGATGCCACCGCCGACAAGATCATGAAACTGGCCGAGACCGTCAAGCGACTCAAGGGCAGCGTCAAGTTCGATCCCAACGCCACGCGCAAAGCCGTCAGCTAA
- a CDS encoding ferredoxin oxidoreductase — MSKERIKISPDLFDIMPQDYQDLVKRATYGKEDRGWKDIGQAKELIEEHSLCAGCPESMAFRYILASLPAPEDTVMVGSTGCTSLVFPMVAVHNIHSLFGNQNAIASGLKRALTVRFPGKVKDVVVLAGDGATVDIGLDMTLQAWFRQEKFTTICFDNELYANTGGQESGLMQKGFVAKMAPVGKLFDKVRLPEIARESGCHYVVNCTVSKPSLVEKVIRNAVLIAREIGPTYLQLYTPCILEIGKNSMEGLQEMRDSEKPTERFAYKEYVSEPAKQFLAELAAKDKERKAAAKQLAGATQEA, encoded by the coding sequence ATGAGCAAGGAACGCATCAAGATTTCTCCGGACCTGTTCGACATCATGCCCCAGGATTATCAGGATCTGGTTAAGCGGGCCACCTACGGTAAGGAGGACCGCGGCTGGAAGGACATCGGCCAGGCCAAGGAATTGATCGAGGAGCATTCGCTCTGCGCCGGCTGCCCCGAATCCATGGCGTTCCGCTACATTCTGGCCTCGCTGCCGGCCCCGGAAGACACGGTCATGGTCGGCTCCACCGGCTGCACCAGCTTAGTGTTTCCGATGGTGGCGGTGCACAACATCCACTCGTTATTCGGTAACCAGAACGCCATCGCCTCTGGCCTCAAGCGGGCACTGACGGTCCGGTTCCCCGGCAAGGTCAAGGACGTCGTGGTGCTCGCCGGCGACGGCGCGACGGTGGACATCGGACTGGACATGACGCTTCAGGCCTGGTTTCGCCAGGAGAAGTTCACCACAATCTGCTTTGACAACGAGCTCTATGCCAACACAGGCGGTCAGGAAAGCGGTTTGATGCAAAAAGGCTTCGTGGCCAAGATGGCGCCAGTTGGCAAACTATTCGACAAGGTGCGCCTCCCCGAGATCGCCCGTGAGTCCGGCTGCCACTACGTCGTGAATTGTACGGTGAGCAAGCCGTCGCTCGTCGAGAAGGTGATCCGGAACGCGGTGCTGATCGCTCGCGAGATCGGTCCAACCTATCTGCAGCTCTACACGCCCTGCATCCTGGAGATCGGCAAGAACAGCATGGAGGGCCTCCAGGAAATGCGCGATTCGGAGAAACCGACCGAGCGGTTCGCCTACAAGGAATACGTCAGCGAGCCGGCCAAGCAGTTCCTGGCCGAACTGGCTGCAAAGGACAAGGAACGGAAGGCTGCGGCCAAGCAACTGGCCGGCGCTACGCAGGAAGCCTAG